A window from Theropithecus gelada isolate Dixy chromosome 1, Tgel_1.0, whole genome shotgun sequence encodes these proteins:
- the SPATA46 gene encoding spermatogenesis-associated protein 46: MENFSLLSISGPPISSSALSAFPDIMFSRATSLPDIAKTAVPIEASSPAQALPPQYQSITVRQGIQNTVLSPDCSLGDTQHGEKLRRNCTIYRPWFSPYSYFVCADKESHPEAYDFPEVQQDEGKWDNCLSEDMAESICSSSSSAENTCPREATKKSRRGLDSITSQDILMASRWHPAQQNGYKCAACCRMYPTLDFLKSHIKRGFREGFSCKVYYRKLKALWSKEQKAWLGDRLSSGSCQAFNSPAEHLR; this comes from the exons ATGGAGAACTTCTCACTCCTCAGCATCTCTGGACCTCCAATCTCTTCCTCCGCCCTGAGTGCTTTTCCCGACATTATGTTCTCTCGTGCCACCAGCCTGCCAG ACATTGCAAAGACAGCGGTACCCATTGAGGCATCCAGCCCAGCTCAGGCCCTGCCACCCCAGTACCAAAGCATCACTGTCCGGCAAGGGATACAAAACACAGTGCTCTCACCAG ACTGCAGCTTGGGGGACACCCAGCACGGAGAGAAGCTGAGGCGGAACTGCACTATCTACCGGCCCTGGTTCTCCCCCTACAGCTACTTTGTGTGTGCAGACAAAGAGAGCCACCCGGAAGCTTACGACTTCCCAGAGGTGCAACAGGATGAGGGCAAGTGGGACAACTGCCTTTCCGAGGATATGGCTGAGAGCATCTGTTCGTCCTCTTCCTCCGCAGAGAACACTTGTCCTCGAGAAGCCACCAAGAAATCCAGGCGTGGCCTGGACTCCATCACATCTCAGGACATCCTAATGGCTTCCAGGTGGCACCCAGCACAGCAGAATGGCTACAAGTGCGCGGCCTGCTGCCGCATGTACCCCACCCTGGACTTCCTTAAGAGCCACATCAAGAGAGGCTTCAGGGAGGGCTTCAGCTGCAAGGTGTACTACCGGAAGCTCAAAGCCCTCTGGAGTAAGGAGCAGAAGGCCTGGCTCGGAGACAGGCTCTCCTCGGGCAGCTGCCAGGCCTTCAATAGTCCTGCTGAACACCTTAGGTAA
- the C1H1orf226 gene encoding uncharacterized protein C1orf226 homolog, which produces MFENLNTALTPKLQASRSFPHLSKPVAPSSAPLGSAEPGGPGLWVGSSQHLKNLGKAMGAKVNDFLRRKEPSSLGSVGVTEINKTAEAQLVSGADAAPGAWPEDERSVLQEAFPRLDPPPPITRKRTPRALKTTQDMLISSQPVLSSLEYGTEPSPGQAQDSAPTAQPDVPADDSQPEATTEREERGEVLPNGEVSLSVPDLIHKDSQDESKLKMTECRRASSPSLIERNGLKLSLSPISLAESWEDGSPPPQGRTSSLDNEGPHPDLLSFE; this is translated from the exons ATGTTTGAGAATTTGAACACAGCCCTCACTCCAAAGCTCCAGGCCAGCCGCTCCTTCCCCCACTTGTCCAAGCCCGTGgcccccagctctgcccctctgGGCTCTGCTGAGCCTGGGGGGCCAGGACTCTGGGTGGGCAGCAGCCAGCACCTCAAGAACCTGGGCAAAGCCATGGGGGCCAAAGTGAATGACTTCCTACGGAGAAAggagccctccagcctgggcagtgtggGTGTGACGGAGATCAACAAGACTGCAGAAGCACAGCTGGTCAGTGGGGCTGATGCGGCTCCAGGGGCTTGGCCAGAGGATGAAAG ATCAGTCCTGCAAGAAGCATTTCCTCGGCTGGATCCTCCACCTCCCATAACCAGAAAGCGAACCCCTCGGGCCCTGAAGACCACCCAGGACATGCTGATTTCATCACAGCCTGTCCTGAGCAGTCTGGAGTATGGGACAGAGCCGTCACCTGGGCAGGCCCAGGACTCTGCTCCCACTGCCCAGCCTGATGTCCCAGCAGATGATTCACAGCCAGAGGCCACCacggaaagagaagagagaggcgAAGTTCTACCTAATGGAGAGGTTTCCCTGTCGGTACCTGATCTAATCCACAAGGATAGCCAGGACGAATCCAAGCTAAAAATGACTGAGTGCAGAAgggcctcctcccccagcctcatcGAGAGGAATGGCCTCAAACTCAGCTTGAGCCCCATCAGCCTGGCTGAGTCCTGGGAGGATGGCAGCCCCCCTCCTCAGGGACGGACCTCCAGCCTCGACAATGAGGGCCCTCACCCAGACCTGCTGTCCTTTGAATAG